The window GAGGGAGTATATTTTTTGGGAATCTATAAGTTCAACATTTAAAGGTGTTACAAGTACCAGGACATGCATCATGATGGTTCAGTTTATCTATTTATTGCACTTGACAAAATGTATAGGCAACAAATGGTCAAGAAACATTAAAAAGCTTGCATTGCATACATGACAGATCAATCATGGCCGAGCAAGGCGTAATACTAACCTGAAAAAAAAAATCCCAATTTTACCCTTAAGTGTCTTATGATTTAGCAAAAATGAGACTTGTCACAATTAACACTAAGAATCTATTTCCCATTGTACTTACTCGGAGAAGATACAGAAACTACCTTCAACAACTATCAAGTATAACAAGCCTCCAATTACTGCCAAGTGCTTGAGGCAGAAAAAGAGCCCCCAGAACACTTGATCCAAAGaatgtaggatggtaactacaccTTGCAGGTATCATCTGGACAGAAAATATACATCTCTGTTCTCCATCAATCAAGAGAATCAGAAGCGGAGCCGAATGCTCTGCGCCCACATTGCCGaacaaacataaacatagttccATTAATAGATTCTTTCACAGCACTGCATAACCTTCTTGGTGCCTATATCAGCAGAATGATAGTTAGCAACTGTAAAGGTTCAAAGAGTAGAGGAGATTTTTCTAGGAATGTTAGAACGAACCAGATGCCATCTTTTGCTTAATGGGGACGCAGAAACTTGAATCTCATCTATCCCAGACAAAGGAGGTGACCTAAAGCAAAACACCTTCCTTTTGAGGTCATCCCGTTCACTTGACCTTATGTAAGAGCCTCTAGTTATGTTCCCATCCTTCCAAACATCCTTCAAGAAAAATAAGACTGGCCTCTTGCACATAGACTTCTGAATTTCCTTGGTGTCAAAATCAAATTCAGTTCTCTGGCTCATCCTATTAAAAGCGATGTAAGTCCGCTCGGATCGCTCCAATTCAGGAGGGAGAAGAACACTGGGGTACACTTGAACAACATAACCCAAAGAGATGGCAAGTGTAAGCTTCTGCCTCTTATCATAACAAACTGAGCGCTGCAAGAAGCTCATGGGTTCTGTTTTCATAGCCTTCGTAAAAAGCTCCAAGCTCTCAAGAGAGTTCAATCCAGGATATATAGGATCCACAAACTCCACATGGTGGATACTGATGAAAGGAGCGATTGGATGAGCAGCCAATATACCATGGGCATTGCCTCTGATATCCCACTGATTATAACATCAGAGGGAAAGTACATACATTAGGAGAGCAGGGAGGTTAGACGTTAGAGGGATGTATTCAAAATTGCAAATCCATAATACATTAATGAACTGGAAAATCAATCCATGCAGTTAAAGGTCGATGCTCACACCAAACAGAACACCTTGATCAGCAACTGTCCATTTTTTCTAATGATGTGCTTATCCGACGGAGAGAGTACCGTAAAACAAGTAAACAAGCAAGCAAATCTTATCATAAACAGAGGAAATCAACAGTCAAGGCCAACCAAACTTGCTTTCACTATCATAAAACACTGGCAAGGCCCTACTTTTGTACATGCATTACAACCAGCGAGAAAACAACACAGGACACAGCTAGGGTGGTACCACAGAGAAAGGATCAACTTTCTTTCTGTCATAACGAATCAAGCATGATACCATAGTAAAGTTCAAAACAGCGCATCAGCATCTAAACTTCCAAAGCAAGCTCTACAGTGGGGCTAATACCTCAGCAATCCCCATATTCGTTCAGTCCACTCAAGAGCATGATACATTGCACTAATTCAAGCATGGAATGGGGGGAACTAGTTTACTAGCAGAATCTACATAGCACGACAAGCTAAGCGACCCAATTGCTTTGCTCAGGGTGAGATTTATAACCATTTGATAAGATCTCTAAACAAGATAAACGCTGTAAATAGCCACAAAAAAAAGTTGAATGCCGAACAAAGCTTGAAGGATAAGCTCCATACCTGATGGAATCCATATTCGCGGGAAAGAGGCACGCCAAGCTCCGTGATACAAGCATGGAGGCGGTCGTCGCTTCCATACAGCCTGGGGTACCTCTCGATGCACACGTCGAGTGTCCGCGCGAGCGCAGCGGCGAGGGGGAAGCTGAGCGCGACGCCTCCGCCTCCGAACGCCATGCCGTGGCTGAAATAGGTGTTGGCCGAGTGGCTCTCCGACGGGGCCCCGACGTACACCATCTCCCTCCAGTCGTACTTCCCGAGCACCGCCACCAGGTTGTCCGGGGACAGCACGGTGTCGTCGTCCACGAGCACCACCCACCGCGCGCCCCCACCCCCCACGAGCCGCACGGCCTCGGCAGCGATGCGCGCGATCCGGAGCCCGGAAGGGTGGCCCGTCGGGTTGGTGTACCGGAAGCGCGAGGTGTCCTCGGACACCCGGATCGGCGGGAGCGAGTCCTCCCCGGCAGCGCTGGGCCCCGGCGCGCCGGGCGCGCTGGCGTCGAGCCAGACGTGGCCGCGCATAGAGGCGGGATCCCACCAGAGGCGGATGTACTCGCGGCGACGCGGCCAGAGGTGCGCCGAGCCCGCGATCCCGAAGACGATGTGGGCGAGCGAGAGCGGGGAGGCCGCGTCGCCGGCAGAGAGCGCctcatccgccgccgccgcgtaggacagcgcggaggaggaggacgccACGGGGGCCTGGGCCGGGGACAGCACGAGCACGAGCCACAGCGCGGTGGCGAGGAGCAGCGAGAGCAGCGCCAGCAGCGCGGTGGCGAGCGGGCAGCTCCGCGGCGGGAGGATGGAGAGCGGGAGCGGGAGCGGCGTCGGCGGCGCTGGCGAGGCTTGGTGGGGCTTGGGCATTGGACACGGGGGTCGACGCCGCCGCCGATGGCCACGGACATTTGGGGGCGTGGCGGGACGTGGCGATGTTTCAGGGATGGACGGTGCGTGCGACACACCCGGTGGGTGGTGGGTGGTTGTAATAGCACAGGTCCATCACACTACATTCGAACTGTGCATTTCCCCTTATATTTGAAAAAAGAACATCTGGATTTTATAAAACATTACGAATCTTTGCACGATTGCGTTACTTAAATATAATCCGCTGTTTTTTTAATTCGAATCTTGGACGGGTTAAGGTTTGAAGCGTGCACGTGGAGGGCGATGGGTAGCGTGATTAGTGGTGAACTGCTAGCTACGATGCCACGAATTCTTTTGACTTGCAGTGTAGGCGACATGTATGCTTTAGAGCAGAATAGAATATATCTCCGCGTAGTGAGCCGCAAGCTAGGACGTTGAAAGGGTGCCATGTGTCTAGGGAATGTGCTTATATAGAGGATAATGTATATATATTTTTACTCGGCAAAACAAAATGTATCTATTTTTCAGGGGACCTGTGGAACATATTCGCTGATCTATCCCGTCAATGATTGTGCTACCAATATTTGTGGGGATGGGTTATTGCAATGTGGTATGACGGTACTATCCTAGTGATCTACAGGTGTGTGGCTGGCTTGAGTTTGCAGCAAGTAGTTGGAATCAGTGAGAGTTACCTGTCAAGCAACCTTATTAGAGcgagtacaatagagctgagtccgCGAGCTATAAGGAATAAattagtatatttctgcttagttggaggaaagagaagaggagagaaggtaagcgggctcttcgtgaagagccagctcgaGCACATGCttctaggcactttgtgagaatgaaatgtgggccacataataaaaaaatagtacaCCCTTTTGATCTActattatacatgttggctataggATGGGTTGTAGTTGACATGGCACTGgtttatagccagcagctggctataccaTTAACCATGCGCTTAGGCTACATCAAATATCAGTTTCCAGAATAGTGGGCTAATGATGAGCAGTTGCCAGTTGGAAGGTGAACTAATTACTGCCTGTTTATGCATGTTGTATTTGATGTGATGGAGCTAGTAGCCTTTTTCTTCTTTGAGAATCCGATGGAGCTAGTAGCTGTGTTGTGTGATAGTGATATGAGGCTGAGggtttcccgcaaaaaaaaaatgaGGCTGAGAGTTAATTTTGTATCTGTGCTTCCTCACGAAAAAAAATATATGTGGATGCTGGAGTGATCTCATGTGCTGCGCGGCATCCATGTATTTTTCTCTTGTTCGGATTTAATATCATCCGTCCGTGGCTATTTCCCGTTGTCTTTCTCGTGAGGATCCTCCTATCTTTGGTTTGAGGTCATGAGCGTCTATATCCTGATATACTTTGTAGCACTGATCAGTATACCACAAATCCAGGTGTATGTTAAGCCACTGGAAAGCAAAACATCCAAACAAAAAATAGTGTGAGATACGTTGTCTCTCCGCTACTCCATCTTCACATAGTTTTAACTATTTATATACACACACACGAAAGAAAACCAAAAGTGGGCTACT is drawn from Aegilops tauschii subsp. strangulata cultivar AL8/78 chromosome 1, Aet v6.0, whole genome shotgun sequence and contains these coding sequences:
- the LOC109759491 gene encoding uncharacterized protein → MPKPHQASPAPPTPLPLPLSILPPRSCPLATALLALLSLLLATALWLVLVLSPAQAPVASSSSALSYAAAADEALSAGDAASPLSLAHIVFGIAGSAHLWPRRREYIRLWWDPASMRGHVWLDASAPGAPGPSAAGEDSLPPIRVSEDTSRFRYTNPTGHPSGLRIARIAAEAVRLVGGGGARWVVLVDDDTVLSPDNLVAVLGKYDWREMVYVGAPSESHSANTYFSHGMAFGGGGVALSFPLAAALARTLDVCIERYPRLYGSDDRLHACITELGVPLSREYGFHQWDIRGNAHGILAAHPIAPFISIHHVEFVDPIYPGLNSLESLELFTKAMKTEPMSFLQRSVCYDKRQKLTLAISLGYVVQVYPSVLLPPELERSERTYIAFNRMSQRTEFDFDTKEIQKSMCKRPVLFFLKDVWKDGNITRGSYIRSSERDDLKRKVFCFRSPPLSGIDEIQVSASPLSKRWHLAPRRLCSAVKESINGTMFMFVRQCGRRAFGSASDSLD